AGCCTCAAGTTATAACTCATTAATTGGATATCTGCCTTCCTCAAGAATTATTTAAGTTTGAATCACAATAGTGTTGATGTGTATGTGTTGACAAGTATTTGCTTTTCGTAATGACATGTGAGTTGTACTAAAGAAAAATTAGCCTCTAATTGATTTCAAGAAATATATGTCATTTTCATTGTcgtttctaacaaattttaaataTCAAATCTCTTGATTCGAattctttaaatatatatttttattttacttctcAATATTATATTATGAGAAaacaactattaaatatattttcatattttcattattaaaataaacattttatttctatttgttagttcattttaaattttaaaaatagaaaataaaaattactaaacGCGAGGCCAAATAATATGGACTTGTTTAGACAAAGTGATAAAAGTTTAAGaggtttattattatcattagaaATTCTatcacatacatatgaaaataaaatatataaaatatataaaatcgaAGATTTGGTTTAGtagtaaataaaaattttatcattgCAATTAGCGTGGTTTAACTCCCATCAAAtgtattttttatttgattttattaaaataaaaaattaaaatattcttaaataatacaacttattttaattaatattttgtaatttttaactgAGTTGTTATCGATTGACTTTTAATAGTATAGATTATTTAGCTGTTTTTTGGGGACTATAAACATTTACTTCTTTGATGTTATAAGGCCCAACTGAAGGGAAAAAGGGGTTTCCCCTTGGATCCGTACACTTCACGGCCCAATACCAATCAGTTTCGTCCTTGTTTTCTTTGGCGAAAAGATTGAATCTGTCATTCATGCGTATTGAAATTTATTGAATAGGATCTGCAAAACGTTTCACGGATTATTAATATTtggagaaaagagaaaatttcaAGTAGGTTTTTCTTGaatttacttaaaatttttatttattattaattgtttgatgttagattttttttttttttgcctaaaTCTCCGTTGAAGTTCATTGCGTTATCTATCGAATCTTTCTATGAGAACGATCTAGGGTTTAagaatcagaaaaaaaaaaaaaaagaaatgaaagaataaCAGCATATAACTCTCTAGTCTTAGGCTTTTGGAAGCAAATTATTCTAATGGAATTGCTCTGCCGAAAACTTAGATTAATCAAGCTTGGATTGCTCTTCATCAAGGCAATTTTTGTTTCTTCACTTCCCTATTTTTCATCTTTGAGGTGTTTTTTTAATAGGTAACTTGTTATTTTCCCTCTTTATTGGTTGTTAGAGGTTGATCCTAATGAGGGATGCTGAAAGATGCAGAAATGGAGAATCAGCTCCGTTGGTGGTAAGTATTTCAGCTTTAAAAGTACAGGTTATTGTTTGTTTGAAGATGTTTTATTCGAATCTGTATGTGGTATAGATTTCaagattttattgatttttaagaGGTTCTTCAACCAAATGTTTAGCCTGATCTGGGTTCTAGTTTAAATTTATAACATACTAGAGTTCTGCTTTCTCTGTTATATATCTTTTTTCCTTCTAGTATTGTTTGACATAAGATCCTTTTTTGCAATGACATTTAGCTTGTAAACTTCATAACTTGGAGTTAtagctttattttattttcccttcTTCTTCTGGGTAAAATTGGTGTCATAGTTCTTTGGTTAATTTCATTAAGACTGCATCTGGTTTTTATCTTAAACTTCAAGTAACTGCAACCCTGTTGTCAGGCACAAAATGACAAGGGATTTGATGGGCTTATTCCTCAATTATTTACCTCATTACCAGCTCTAAATGAAGCTGTTTCGTGTCTTGCTCAAACAACTACTTACTTTACTGGTTGTTTTTCTGATTATGCTGGTAAGTTGTATCTTTTGACCTCGTATTTCTCCTCTCCCCTTTCCTTATGCAATATTTATGTTGTACATAAGATTTATTTTTtgttctttcttatttctttttctttcccgaGTCTTAATCATTAGCCTTTGAAGAGTTACTTATATCATTTTCATTTGAAACTTGCCTATATATCAAACTAATGGTGTTCTTCATTTCTTTGGCCTTTATTTCTTCTTCTCATTGATTTTATCCATGAACTACGGatgaattaattgaaatattttcGGCAATGTTGCAGTGGAACCTTCCACCAGAGATTCAGGGGATTCCGTTGTACATGCACAAGAATTAGAAACGTTTTCTTCTGTACAGACTGAGGATATCGTGATTGGTGATCATCCTTTTTCTAGTGAAAGCACCTCCACGTTGGCTGAATCCTCTAGTCTTGTAAATGCTACCTCTGGTAACCATGTTGGAATAGCAAAGGCCACTGCTGGAGATCCATCTGAAAATACTGGTGTGATTGTACATTCAAATAATAATGGGCAAAATGGGATTTCCATGTTTCAAGGGTACAGATTCCTGAATGCTTAATTTTGAATGTCTTCTGTAGGAAAATTTGTGAAAATGgattattatttgaaaatttctTCCCATAATATTATAAGTAGCTGTAGTTACACATAATGCTAAAAGATAAAATGTTTGCAATTTTCAAGTGAAGTTCCTCTTATGTTCTCAATAGATATAGGATATTGATTATGGAGTGTACTTCTATTCCATTTAAAATCATGGAGTATTTTGGTTAAAAATCTTCCCCTTTCTTTTCTTCCGATTTCTGTTCGTAATTTTGTATTGATTCTTATTTAGTGCAGAGGCAATTTTAGTTATGAGAATTATATGGAGTACTGAATTTTCCCAATCTTTGAAAACAAAAAACCTCAGGCTTATTGAAAGAGCACAGAGGACCGTTCGTGGATCTGCTGATGATATAGGATGGTTGAAGCGTGATCCTGAGATGCCTCCAGTTGAAGACGGAACTGAGAAGTTTGCTGAAATTTTAGACAATATTAGGTAAAATGGGCTTTGCATCTTTTGTGTCTATTATTACTTGGCATGTTTATGCACTTATTGATTAGTTGGCTCCCATTTTGTCAGGCATGGTCTGCACAAGCTGCCAAACACAATGGTTTATTTATTGGTTCCAGGTATCTTAGCAATTTTTCCTCCTGAAAGAAACAATATTTCTTCTTTGGCATCGCGAGAGGAAAAGAAAGATTTTAGAAACTAAAAGGAGGGGGAGTAATTTTATACCGATGCTTACAGTACTCTTTTAAGGGAAGTTCATTTTATGACTAAAGATTTATTGTAGACAGTTTAAGACATTAAAGATTGTTTCTTAAAAACAAATTAGAAGGAAACCTTTCTGAAAACAGCATTTTCTAACCCTACCTTAGCTGAGTTTGACTACCTCACCAAGCATGTGGTACCTTCCAAAATCATCTATTTTGTATCAGCTATGAAACATATTGTCTACCTTTCACAGGTGAAATCAAGAATATAAGTTCATGAATTGCATTTACTTTGTATATGTAGTAATTAAGAGTCTACATAGGATTTCAACTGACTAAAATCAGCTGTGGAAACTTATAACTAAGAATATGCCAAAATGGACCAAGGTTAAAACTGACTTGAGTTCGTATCAAAATATATCCCTGAACTTGATTTTTTTGGATGGTGAAATTTTATGCCATTGGTAGGCATGACATAAAAAGTAGATGTGAGATATCTTTGAACTATGTTGTGTTAATTTCCCCCTTTTGTAACTTCAGATTATATATTTCTTGTagcgaaaaagaaaaaaaggattcTATATTTCTATATTAGCTAAATTTCAGTTCTGGCCTTTTTTGTGGCAGGTCTTTTCAGCAACCATGGCCCCCTATACTTTGTCAGCACAAAAACAAGTTTCTCAAAATTGGGTCTAACTTGCCATATTGCCAAAATTCACAGTGAGGTATATTTAATTAGTCTTCAATTCCACAGTTCTGTACTTTTTGGTCTATGCTGAATGTTGACAATTACTAACTAGGCTTCAGTCGAGAAAAATGCCAAAGAAATAAAGGATTACATTGAGGAAATTTATTGGGGTTCCAAGAAACGCATTTTGCTTCTTGGACATAGCAAAGGTGGCGTAGATGCAGCGGCTGCTTTATCTATCTATTGGTCTGACTTGAAAGATAAAGTTGCTGGGTTGGCAATAGCACAGAGTCCGTATGGTGGAAGCCCTATAGCTTCAGATATCTTGAGAGAAGGTCAACTCGGTGATTATGTTAATATACGGAAACTTATGGAGATTCTGATTTGTAAAGTGATTAAGGTTTGGAGTTTTCTTTTAtgcattttcttttctctttcgtttCTACAAATAATTGACAGTATGATATTATGCAATTATGTTTGCTGCAATATCTGAGTTTCCATGGGAGGAACTCAGCACCTGCTTtggtattttagtgattttcacctCTTTCCTAGGGAAGAAGGGTTTATAAGTCTATTTTCTAGCCAAGTGTAGTATCCGGATACGTAATCGGGTATAAGACTATGATTCTTTAGGGATCCTCCAATTACTtggaaaaacttggaaaaattcAACATACTCGGGTTGGACACATACTCGTATATGACACTTAAACTTGTATCTGAGTAGTATGGATAATTTGCATCTcctcatattttatttttctaatttcatTGATAATTCTGACTGTACAGGGGGACATGCAAGCTTTAGAAGACTTGACTTACAAGcggaggaaggaatttttgaagaAACACCATTTACCTCGGGAACTTCCTGTTGTTTCTTTCCATACCGAAGCCGGCATCACTCCTGCTGTTTTAGCAACATTGTCTCATATTGCTCATGCGGAGCTACCATTGACGGCTCCCCTTTCTGATGGCCAACCAGCAAGGTTGCCAGTGGTCATGCCCCTCGGTGCTGTGATGGCTGCATGTGCCCAGTTGCTGCGGGTTAGATACAGTGAAAAGAGTGATGGGGTTGTGGCACGCTGTGATGCAGAAGCCCCAGGATCTGTTGTGGTACGGCCAAAACGGAAACTAGATCATGCCTGGATGGTTTATTCATCATTGAATGATGACCCTTCTGAAGCAGATGCGGCACAAGTGTGCGAGGCTCTCTTAACGCTGGTTGTGGAAGTTGGGCAGAAAAAAAGACGTGAACTCTCAATGAAAGATGAATGACGTAGTCGTCGTCACACTTGGGTGTAATGAATGTACTGTTAACCGAGTAGATGAGGttcttttaaattctttttgctcAGCACTAGCTCCATTGAAGCCTGATCATTTGACGTGTATATAGCTGAACTGTTAGGCAGACTCGGTCTGCCTAATTTGTAAAAAAGGAAAAGGTATTACAATGATGAAATGAGTATAGGACATTCTTTTATATAGCTGATCTCCTGTGTGATCTCGACTTAAATCTGAGTATATATCCaatgtaagtttttttttttttttgtcttatttcatgtttgaatatatatatcgtgcgatgtttttttataaaaaaaattgtaaaatgtgtaatATAGTCCCAACTTTCTCGAGGGAGCTAATGAACTAAATTTAGCTTTGGATATTTTAATGGTGTAATTCAGTCCTCACGTTTCATACTTTTTGCAATTTGCAATTTGCAATTTAATATCTTTATTCTTAATTTCTGGAATTTAAACTTcttatttgatttaaaa
Above is a genomic segment from Gossypium arboreum isolate Shixiya-1 chromosome 8, ASM2569848v2, whole genome shotgun sequence containing:
- the LOC108460835 gene encoding uncharacterized protein LOC108460835, giving the protein MRDAERCRNGESAPLVAQNDKGFDGLIPQLFTSLPALNEAVSCLAQTTTYFTGCFSDYAVEPSTRDSGDSVVHAQELETFSSVQTEDIVIGDHPFSSESTSTLAESSSLVNATSGNHVGIAKATAGDPSENTGVIVHSNNNGQNGISMFQGLIERAQRTVRGSADDIGWLKRDPEMPPVEDGTEKFAEILDNIRHGLHKLPNTMVYLLVPGLFSNHGPLYFVSTKTSFSKLGLTCHIAKIHSEASVEKNAKEIKDYIEEIYWGSKKRILLLGHSKGGVDAAAALSIYWSDLKDKVAGLAIAQSPYGGSPIASDILREGQLGDYVNIRKLMEILICKVIKGDMQALEDLTYKRRKEFLKKHHLPRELPVVSFHTEAGITPAVLATLSHIAHAELPLTAPLSDGQPARLPVVMPLGAVMAACAQLLRVRYSEKSDGVVARCDAEAPGSVVVRPKRKLDHAWMVYSSLNDDPSEADAAQVCEALLTLVVEVGQKKRRELSMKDE